The Oscillospiraceae bacterium genome has a window encoding:
- the prmC gene encoding peptide chain release factor N(5)-glutamine methyltransferase — protein MNKSAKKLYREAVETLKAAGVENTAAEARWLAERFFCCSAAELAMDFEVENPSAFLRAVQTRATGEPLQYIIGTQDFMGLEIKVARGVLIPRPETELLVRAGARAVPKAKIVWDLCAGSGCVGLGLQQLLPDAKVFFVEKYAAALKILRENVGDRENCAVVRADILKNKLTKLPAPDLILCNPPYIPKDDIPNLQREVLREPCTALDGGEDGLKFYRVLTELAEKRLKEDGALCAELGVGQAADAKEMFCGFTINIDRDESGIERVITMKSINAIK, from the coding sequence ATGAATAAAAGCGCGAAAAAGTTATACCGCGAGGCGGTCGAGACGCTGAAAGCGGCGGGCGTTGAAAACACCGCCGCCGAAGCACGCTGGCTGGCCGAGCGGTTTTTTTGCTGCTCTGCGGCAGAACTGGCAATGGATTTTGAAGTTGAAAATCCGTCCGCATTTCTGAGGGCGGTACAAACAAGAGCTACGGGCGAACCGTTACAATATATAATAGGTACACAGGATTTTATGGGATTGGAAATCAAGGTCGCCCGGGGCGTCCTGATACCGAGACCCGAGACGGAACTGTTGGTGCGTGCCGGTGCAAGGGCCGTACCCAAGGCAAAAATCGTGTGGGATCTGTGCGCCGGGAGCGGCTGTGTGGGTTTGGGTCTGCAACAGTTGCTGCCCGATGCGAAGGTGTTCTTTGTTGAAAAATATGCGGCAGCTTTAAAGATTTTACGGGAAAATGTGGGGGACCGTGAAAATTGTGCGGTTGTTCGGGCGGATATATTAAAAAACAAACTGACAAAACTGCCCGCGCCCGATCTGATTCTCTGCAATCCGCCTTATATCCCGAAAGATGATATCCCCAACCTTCAGCGGGAAGTGCTTCGGGAACCCTGCACTGCCCTGGACGGCGGTGAAGACGGTTTGAAATTTTATCGTGTTCTTACGGAGTTAGCGGAAAAACGGCTGAAGGAAGATGGTGCGCTTTGCGCCGAACTCGGAGTCGGACAAGCTGCTGATGCAAAAGAGATGTTTTGCGGATTTACCATAAATATTGACCGGGATGAATCGGGAATTGAGCGTGTCATAACTATGAAATCCATAAATGCAATCAAATAA